A genome region from Nocardia sp. NBC_01730 includes the following:
- a CDS encoding TIGR02680 family protein, which produces MSLIHGGVRFTPTRAGIVNLWDYRDQEFCFADGRLVLRGPNGSGKTKALEVLFPFVLDGRIEPRRLNPFAGEERTMKSNLLYRKQESAYSYVWMEFARGRRDDPEVVTVGIGMRATRSSDKVTRWYFVADGRVGVDFSLIGPDDRPFTRKQLAEQIGTDSIVDRPVEYRNAIDARMFGLGTQRYDQLINLILTLRRPQLAKNLDPRGLSQALTDGLRPLDEQLILDAARSFSDMEEVGRTLEGLVHADTATRAFVAVYRKYLAVQAKTDVDLVRARLDAVTHASTALFAATALRKRREAERTTAETRAEDADRTYEQALADRENLQRSSAYEGKQQLDDLADAVRRLESSAGVHGDKALKTRQTMDQRAQEAERTRTAVRTARAALARGEDELRTAAEEAGIMWTPLPETARAEQLTAAVRAHAEERDADVRAARKALGFLDSAAAERTRAERLAERARELREAAAAEVAHAEAAVALARTEAACALRAWWDEHREVYSPLRDGLFEALDTAVAQAGSDEATVAEVLVERAEPLLDEIRTRRRDARARAATAAARITELNTERDRVAAQRDDAPPAFVARSGRTGDCPGAPLWRLVRFADDVSPEAAAGIEAALHAADLLDGWVCADDELPSDYESDQFLVPLSANQRPSGRTLVDVLVVEDDSDTLTVPRQTVADVLASIALYDDADEPTGVVAIGISGSFRQGVQVGGHRKADAEFIGATARARRRAARVAELAAAIEVASESRRAAEQDEEDATAELARISAAAKALSRPTAITATLRAVAETAGMMRSRSEAGAQAERDLDQAVAEVSAVEKKLRATAATHRTPRSARELDALAAAIRHFENTGTGLLRLRTEYEREREREREGEDRLTEAADLAEAFAEEAEAAQSGYQEQLRKLETLRDALGAGAADIDRELDLARQRIEATKAEQKAARKAANEAIEAVGDAEAAYRTAHESLGTALTEVLAEVKALAPYAEPDLLTLLGAPPDGRWPSSDAAWSTPEQLLYQIASAGPHAEPRVLPDEVSELFDSLATATSSVRASEATRKSTRSAVTAALQEFDAALAGSGRDYRLQWDAADGLTVVQVHDDYGVSAVADFATRIDAARKDQELLLTDAERRILEDALLTGLAQQIHERTSDARHLIARMGAEMKQRRMSSGNTIGVHWVLADSLSDAARAMCKLLDRDASALSAADLAAIRAHFAAEIRAARAAHPERSYPEILAATLDYRTWRVFSFTLISADGSEDKLTVARHSALSGGEQSVSLHLPLFAAAHVMLDSADPQAPRLLALDEAFAGVDDNGRSELLGLSVQFDLDLFMTGYDLWITYPHVPGCAHYDLAHATAENAVSATLLVWDSGDLLAEHDGTDLTAALGSPNRRRVPNTIEGGLELAPVT; this is translated from the coding sequence ATGTCGCTCATTCACGGCGGAGTGCGGTTCACCCCGACCCGCGCCGGGATCGTCAACCTGTGGGACTACCGCGACCAGGAATTCTGTTTCGCCGACGGCAGGTTGGTGCTGCGCGGGCCGAACGGGTCGGGCAAGACCAAGGCACTCGAGGTGCTGTTCCCCTTCGTGCTGGACGGGCGGATCGAGCCGCGCAGGCTCAACCCGTTCGCCGGCGAGGAACGCACGATGAAGTCGAACCTGCTCTACCGCAAGCAGGAGTCGGCCTACTCTTACGTCTGGATGGAGTTCGCTCGCGGTCGCCGGGACGACCCGGAGGTGGTCACCGTCGGGATCGGCATGCGCGCCACTCGCTCCTCGGACAAGGTGACCCGCTGGTACTTCGTCGCCGACGGCCGGGTCGGCGTCGACTTCTCGCTGATCGGCCCGGACGACCGCCCGTTCACTCGCAAGCAACTCGCCGAGCAGATCGGCACCGACTCGATCGTCGACCGGCCGGTGGAGTACCGCAACGCCATCGACGCGCGCATGTTCGGTCTCGGCACGCAGCGCTACGACCAGCTGATCAACCTGATCCTCACGTTGCGCCGCCCGCAGCTGGCGAAGAATCTCGACCCGCGCGGTCTGTCCCAGGCGCTCACCGACGGCCTACGTCCGCTCGACGAGCAGCTGATTCTCGACGCCGCCCGTTCCTTCAGCGACATGGAGGAGGTCGGCCGCACCCTGGAGGGCTTGGTGCACGCCGACACCGCGACCAGGGCTTTCGTAGCGGTGTACCGAAAATACCTTGCCGTCCAGGCGAAGACGGACGTCGACCTGGTGCGCGCCCGGCTGGACGCGGTCACCCATGCGAGCACGGCACTGTTCGCCGCCACGGCGCTGCGCAAACGCAGGGAGGCCGAGCGCACGACGGCCGAGACCCGCGCCGAGGACGCCGACCGCACCTACGAGCAGGCCCTCGCCGACCGGGAGAACCTGCAGCGCTCCAGCGCGTACGAGGGCAAGCAGCAGCTCGACGACTTGGCCGACGCCGTGCGGCGCCTGGAGAGCTCGGCGGGCGTCCACGGCGACAAGGCGCTCAAGACGCGCCAGACCATGGACCAGCGCGCCCAGGAAGCCGAGCGCACGCGCACGGCGGTTCGTACCGCTCGCGCCGCGCTCGCCCGCGGTGAGGACGAATTGCGCACAGCCGCGGAAGAAGCCGGGATCATGTGGACGCCGCTGCCCGAGACGGCGCGCGCCGAGCAGCTCACCGCCGCCGTCCGCGCTCACGCCGAGGAACGCGACGCCGACGTGCGCGCGGCACGGAAGGCGTTGGGGTTCCTCGACAGTGCGGCCGCCGAGCGCACCAGGGCCGAGCGGCTCGCCGAGCGCGCTCGCGAGCTGCGCGAGGCGGCCGCCGCGGAGGTCGCTCATGCCGAGGCGGCCGTGGCGCTGGCCCGCACCGAGGCCGCGTGCGCTCTGCGGGCTTGGTGGGACGAGCACCGCGAGGTCTACTCCCCGCTCCGCGACGGCCTCTTCGAGGCGCTGGACACCGCTGTCGCCCAGGCCGGTTCGGACGAGGCGACCGTCGCAGAGGTGCTGGTCGAGCGGGCCGAGCCCTTGCTCGACGAGATCCGCACCCGCCGCCGAGACGCCCGCGCCCGCGCGGCCACAGCGGCCGCGCGTATTACCGAGCTGAACACCGAACGCGACCGGGTCGCTGCCCAGCGCGACGACGCGCCCCCGGCTTTCGTAGCGCGCTCCGGTCGGACGGGCGACTGTCCCGGCGCTCCGCTGTGGCGCCTGGTCCGTTTCGCCGACGACGTGTCCCCCGAGGCCGCGGCAGGCATCGAGGCCGCGTTGCACGCCGCCGATCTGCTCGACGGTTGGGTCTGCGCGGACGACGAGCTGCCGTCGGACTACGAGTCGGATCAGTTCCTCGTGCCGCTGTCGGCGAACCAGCGACCTTCCGGACGCACACTCGTGGATGTCCTTGTCGTCGAGGATGATTCGGACACCCTCACGGTGCCGCGGCAGACCGTGGCCGACGTGCTCGCCTCGATCGCCCTGTACGACGACGCGGACGAACCGACCGGCGTGGTCGCCATCGGGATCAGTGGTAGCTTCCGCCAGGGGGTGCAGGTCGGCGGGCACCGGAAGGCCGACGCGGAGTTCATCGGTGCCACCGCGCGAGCCAGGCGGCGCGCGGCCCGCGTGGCCGAGCTGGCGGCCGCCATCGAGGTGGCGAGCGAATCCCGGCGTGCCGCCGAGCAGGACGAGGAGGACGCCACCGCCGAACTCGCCCGGATCTCCGCCGCGGCCAAGGCGCTTTCGCGTCCGACCGCGATCACCGCCACACTGCGCGCGGTAGCGGAGACCGCGGGCATGATGCGGTCCCGCTCCGAGGCCGGCGCCCAAGCCGAGCGCGACCTCGATCAGGCGGTGGCGGAGGTGTCCGCCGTCGAGAAGAAGCTGCGTGCCACCGCGGCGACGCACCGGACACCACGCTCGGCCCGCGAGCTGGACGCCCTCGCCGCCGCCATCCGGCACTTCGAGAACACCGGCACCGGACTGCTCCGCCTGCGCACCGAATACGAGCGCGAACGCGAACGCGAGCGGGAAGGCGAGGACCGTCTGACCGAGGCGGCGGACTTGGCCGAGGCGTTCGCGGAGGAGGCGGAGGCGGCGCAGTCCGGTTACCAGGAGCAATTGCGCAAACTCGAGACGCTGCGCGACGCGCTGGGTGCTGGCGCGGCCGATATCGACCGTGAGCTGGACCTGGCCAGGCAGCGGATCGAAGCGACCAAGGCGGAGCAGAAGGCGGCGCGCAAGGCCGCCAACGAGGCCATCGAGGCGGTCGGCGACGCCGAGGCCGCCTATCGCACCGCGCACGAGTCTTTGGGCACCGCACTCACCGAAGTGCTCGCAGAGGTGAAAGCCCTTGCGCCGTACGCCGAACCAGATCTGCTCACCCTGCTCGGCGCGCCGCCCGACGGACGCTGGCCGAGCAGTGACGCCGCGTGGTCCACACCGGAACAGCTGCTATACCAGATCGCGTCGGCGGGGCCGCACGCCGAACCGCGAGTGCTGCCCGACGAGGTCTCCGAGCTGTTCGACAGTCTCGCCACCGCCACCTCGTCCGTGCGCGCGAGCGAGGCCACCCGCAAGTCCACTCGCAGCGCGGTCACCGCGGCGCTACAGGAGTTCGACGCCGCGCTCGCCGGTTCCGGCCGCGACTATCGGCTGCAGTGGGACGCGGCCGACGGCCTCACCGTGGTCCAGGTGCACGACGACTACGGCGTTTCGGCGGTCGCCGATTTCGCCACCCGCATCGATGCCGCGCGCAAGGACCAAGAGCTGCTGCTCACCGACGCCGAGCGGCGCATCCTGGAGGACGCGCTGCTCACCGGCCTCGCCCAGCAGATCCACGAACGCACCAGCGACGCCCGCCATCTCATCGCCAGAATGGGCGCGGAGATGAAGCAGCGCCGCATGTCCTCAGGCAACACCATCGGCGTGCACTGGGTGCTCGCCGACAGCCTGTCCGACGCGGCGCGGGCCATGTGCAAGCTACTCGACCGCGACGCCTCTGCGCTCTCCGCGGCGGACCTGGCAGCGATCCGGGCGCATTTCGCCGCCGAGATCCGCGCCGCGCGGGCCGCGCACCCGGAACGCTCCTACCCCGAGATTCTCGCGGCGACCCTGGATTACCGCACCTGGCGGGTGTTCTCGTTCACGCTGATCTCCGCGGACGGCAGCGAGGACAAGCTGACCGTGGCCCGCCACAGCGCGCTGTCGGGTGGCGAGCAGTCGGTGTCGCTGCACCTGCCGCTGTTCGCCGCCGCGCACGTCATGCTCGATTCGGCCGACCCGCAGGCTCCGCGCCTGCTCGCGCTGGACGAGGCGTTTGCGGGCGTGGACGACAACGGACGCAGCGAGTTGCTCGGACTGAGCGTGCAATTCGACCTCGACCTGTTCATGACCGGCTACGACTTGTGGATCACCTACCCGCACGTCCCCGGCTGCGCGCACTACGACCTTGCGCACGCCACGGCCGAGAACGCCGTCAGCGCGACGCTGCTGGTCTGGGACAGCGGTGATCTGCTCGCCGAACACGACGGCACCGATCTGACCGCCGCCCTCGGCTCGCCCAATCGCCGCCGCGTCCCGAACACGATCGAGGGCGGACTCGAGCTGGCGCCGGTGACCTGA
- a CDS encoding M15 family metallopeptidase gives MLKGLPVAVLSALVVTGAMAGQTQAEPGVATDQRQSAGSAAGTEGLEPRLALAYTLAEREARAQSVPLSITSGYRTPDEQQVLWDDGLATYGSPEATRRWVLPPAESTHVSGRAIDVGPQQGAQWLEANGNRWGLCRMFDNEWWHFELATVPGVDCPPMRPDASER, from the coding sequence ATGCTGAAGGGGCTGCCGGTGGCGGTGCTGTCCGCGCTGGTCGTGACCGGGGCGATGGCGGGGCAGACGCAGGCCGAGCCCGGCGTCGCGACCGATCAGCGGCAGTCGGCGGGGTCGGCGGCCGGAACCGAGGGGCTCGAGCCCCGGTTGGCTCTGGCGTACACGCTCGCCGAACGCGAGGCGCGCGCGCAGAGCGTGCCGCTGTCCATCACCTCCGGATACCGGACGCCGGACGAGCAGCAGGTGCTGTGGGACGACGGACTGGCGACCTACGGCAGCCCCGAGGCCACCCGGCGGTGGGTGCTGCCGCCCGCGGAGTCCACGCACGTGTCCGGGCGGGCGATCGACGTCGGCCCACAGCAGGGTGCGCAGTGGCTGGAGGCCAACGGCAATCGCTGGGGGCTGTGCCGGATGTTCGACAACGAGTGGTGGCATTTCGAGCTGGCTACCGTGCCGGGCGTGGACTGCCCGCCGATGCGGCCGGACGCGAGCGAGCGGTAG
- a CDS encoding fumarate hydratase, with the protein MTAPDFRYSDLLPIGRDDTPYRLLTTEGVSTFEHNGRTFLQVEPEALRLLTETAMHDISHYLRPAHLGQLRKIIDDPESSGNDRFVALDLLKNVNISAGGILPMCQDTGTAIVMGKKSEGVLTGADDAEWISRGVFDAYTELNLRYSQLAPITMWDEKNTGSNLPAQIELYSTAGDSAHPAYKFLFMAKGGGSANKSFLYQETKAILNPTRMLEFLDEKIRSLGTAACPPYHLAIVIGGTSAEFALKTAKYASAHYLDTLPTEGSLAAHAFRDLELEEKVFELTQSFGIGAQFGGKYFCHDVRVVRLPRHGASCPVAIAVSCSADRQALAKITAEGVFLEQLEREPAQYLPEQTDAILGGEVVRVDLNRPMDEIRAELSKYPVKTRLSLTGPLVVARDIAHAKIKERLDAGEPMPDYLRDMAVYYAGPAKTPEGYASGSFGPTTAGRMDSYVDQFQAAGGSFVMLAKGNRSAQVTKACKEHGGFYLGSIGGPAARLALDCIKSVEVLEYPELGMEAVWKIEVDDFPAFIVVDDKGNDFFAETQKPIALRVRTRSRERV; encoded by the coding sequence GTGACCGCGCCGGACTTCCGCTATTCAGATCTGCTGCCGATCGGCCGGGACGACACCCCCTACCGGCTGCTCACCACCGAGGGCGTCAGCACCTTCGAGCACAACGGCCGCACATTTCTGCAGGTCGAGCCGGAGGCGCTGCGACTGCTCACCGAAACGGCCATGCACGACATCAGTCACTACCTGCGCCCCGCGCACCTGGGCCAACTGCGTAAGATCATCGACGACCCGGAGTCCAGCGGCAACGACCGCTTCGTCGCGCTGGACCTGCTGAAGAACGTCAACATCTCCGCGGGCGGCATCCTGCCGATGTGCCAGGACACCGGCACCGCGATCGTGATGGGCAAGAAGTCCGAGGGAGTGCTCACCGGCGCCGACGACGCCGAATGGATCAGCCGCGGCGTCTTCGACGCCTACACCGAACTGAACCTGCGCTACTCGCAGCTGGCGCCGATCACGATGTGGGACGAGAAGAACACCGGCTCCAACCTGCCCGCGCAGATCGAGCTGTACTCCACGGCGGGTGACTCGGCGCATCCGGCGTACAAGTTCCTGTTCATGGCCAAAGGCGGTGGCTCGGCGAACAAGTCGTTCCTGTACCAGGAGACCAAGGCCATCCTGAACCCCACGCGGATGCTGGAGTTCCTGGACGAGAAGATCCGCTCGCTCGGCACCGCGGCCTGCCCGCCATATCACCTCGCGATCGTCATCGGCGGTACCAGCGCCGAGTTCGCGTTGAAGACGGCGAAGTACGCCTCCGCGCACTATCTGGACACCCTGCCCACCGAAGGCTCGCTGGCCGCGCACGCGTTCCGCGACCTGGAGCTGGAGGAGAAGGTCTTCGAGCTGACGCAGTCCTTCGGCATCGGCGCGCAGTTCGGCGGCAAATACTTCTGCCACGATGTGCGTGTGGTGCGTCTACCGCGGCACGGCGCCAGTTGCCCGGTGGCCATCGCGGTGTCCTGCTCGGCGGATCGACAGGCGCTGGCCAAGATCACCGCGGAGGGCGTGTTCCTGGAGCAGCTCGAGCGTGAGCCCGCGCAGTACCTGCCGGAGCAGACCGACGCCATCCTCGGCGGTGAGGTCGTGCGGGTCGATTTGAACCGGCCGATGGACGAGATTCGCGCCGAGCTGTCGAAATACCCGGTGAAGACCCGGCTTTCGCTGACCGGGCCGCTCGTGGTCGCGCGCGACATCGCGCATGCCAAGATCAAGGAGCGCCTCGACGCGGGCGAGCCGATGCCGGACTACCTGCGCGACATGGCCGTCTACTACGCGGGCCCGGCCAAGACGCCCGAGGGCTACGCCTCCGGCTCCTTCGGCCCGACCACCGCGGGCCGGATGGACTCGTACGTCGACCAGTTCCAGGCCGCAGGCGGCTCGTTCGTCATGCTCGCCAAGGGCAATCGGTCCGCGCAGGTGACCAAGGCGTGCAAGGAGCACGGCGGCTTCTACCTCGGTTCCATCGGCGGCCCGGCCGCGCGGCTGGCGCTGGACTGCATCAAGTCGGTCGAGGTGCTGGAGTACCCCGAACTGGGCATGGAAGCCGTGTGGAAGATCGAGGTCGACGATTTTCCCGCGTTCATCGTCGTAGACGACAAAGGCAACGACTTTTTCGCCGAAACCCAGAAGCCGATCGCGCTGCGCGTGCGCACCCGCTCCCGAGAGCGCGTCTGA